The Setaria viridis chromosome 9, Setaria_viridis_v4.0, whole genome shotgun sequence sequence ATATGTGCAGTCTGATATGTTGTTCTGCCCCATTTTTCTGAAGCATGAAGCAGATCATCGATCGGTATGACTCCCATTCCAAGACGCTGCAGAAGTCAGAAGCGTCATCGAAGCTGCAGTCACATGTGAGCTAAGCTAAATTCATGCTGCAGTTGCCATCCGGCGTTTActccaaaatccaaatcacAAGACAGACGCAATGGCTACCATTTTGGTATTAACAGCTTAATGTTTTTGTTGTATATGTTAACTAGGTGAATGACAGCACTTGTGTAAGGCTAAGGGAGGAGCTTGCCGAAGCAAGCCTTAAGCTCAGGTCAACATCTAGCCTACAATATAATCTACAGGAAGCTGCTAGTCTTCTTTTTTTGGGACAAAACCTTCCTGAAGTATACGTTAACGTTATTGCCTAAATTATGGTTCTCGACGTTAATTTCCTACTACAGGCAGATGAGAGGAGAGGAGCTCCAGAGGCTGAGCGTCCAACAGCTGCAGGAGTTAGAGAAGACCCTCGAATCCGGCCTCGGATCTGTACTCAAAATCAAGGTACCTGATACACACGTGCAGTGACAGCATGCATCAGACTGTACAGTAATGCAAACCGTAACCATTTTCTTCCATGTCAAAATTGTAGAGCCAAAAAATCCTCGACGAGATCAACGGTCTGGAAAGAAAGGCAAGCATAACTCTCTTTTCAAACTGCTTCAGTTAAATTTTATTTCAGAAATAAGATGCTTCAGTTTCCTCAGACCTAGGCTAGGCTGCAGCTTAATCAACTAGTATATGGCAAACTTCAGAGCAACACTTAGACATGCTACTAAAAGATGCCGCTGAAATCTTTTACATTATATTCAATCATATTCTGTTTTTCTGTCTTCTGACAGCTTCACTTGCGTTGTTAAACAGAGAATGCAACTGATCGAGGAGAACTCAAGGCTAAAGGAGCAAGTAAACTCCTGTCCTCCTTTGCATGAGGTTTCCATTCCGCTCTGCATCTTTTCCAGTGACACCTCCGTTTAAGCCGCGGCGATCTGAAGCTGCAGGTGGCAAGGATGGAGATGCAGCTCGGTGCCGATTCAGAAGTTGTGTATGAGGAAGGGCAGTCATCTGAATCCGTGACCAACACATCCTATCCGCCGGCCGacaccgacgacggcggctccGATACATCGCTCAGGCTCGGGTGAGTTCAGATAAAGTTCTTGCCCGGCACGGCAGAATATGAAAGTACATGAAAAAAGTTGGTGACTTGTACGACAATGCACAAGGGAATAGCACTAACCATATGAATCTGCATACTGCAGGTTACCACTCTTCAGCTCGAAGTGATGGAGCAGAACTGTTCTGGACCAGAGTGACGCCGTCACGGCGATTACTTGCCCTCTCCATTGTGAATTCGGGAGCAGGATTCCTGGATTGAGAAGCGGCCAACGCGTCGCATCAAAATAAGTGGCATTATCTACTGCTGGATGATGTGTGTATTCTGAAAATGGCTAGCTTTTGTTATACATCATGTTAATAAACAACGGATTCCTTCTTGATGTTACCTGAAATCCATGTCTGTCCTCTGTTTTGACTACTCGTAATTCCCTGCACTCCTTGTTACCTTCAATACCTGCTTTTGTTGATCATCGTCTGAAGGTtcctttggtagagctccaaAAACGGGAGCCGTATTTGGTGGAGCCGAgccaaaaggagaaaaagagaagggcTTCTTGGGAGAAGCCagtcggagccggagcccttTTTACCCGCGGGAGGCGGAGCCAGTTCTTTCTGGCTCCGTCGGCTCCATCCCGCACGTCTAGCACAATCGTTACGTAAGTGCCCCTCGAGTTGGTCAAAATTGCCACCCCACAAGCGCGTGCGGCTCCCGTCCGTTACATGCGCTTGCGCCTCCCTCTATTGCACCTGCCCCATCTCCGCATCTTGCTCCCCTCCTCGCGTGCGCCTTGCCTCGAACCAGTACTAGCGGCGGCGCACGATGGCGAGGAGCAACGACGATGGCGGAGCGCGCTGTgggcaccagcggcggcggagcagatgGGGTTGGAATGGACCGGCGGATTGGAGGAAGGATGAGGCGGCCGACGGGGATGATGGGAGGTGGGGGGCAGGCCAGCGGGGGCGGAGACGGCCGGGAGGCGGGCAGCGGGGGTCGGGGTGTGCCGGCGGTGGGAGGCGGATAATGAAGGAAGAGAAAAGGACAATGAAGGAAgtgaaaagaaagaaggaagaaaagaaaaaaaaagaaaaggaaagggtatTATGGGTATTTCACCTTATCTAACCATTTTAAACTACATGAaagagccgttttgccaaacggtTTTCCAGAAGGAGGAGCCAAAGCCGAAGAAGCTACTCCACCAGAGAagtcggagccggagccgttttcaAAGGAGctgaagccctgccaaactggcccttGCTCCAGCCCTTGCAAATAACCTTCAGCACTTCTGATTTCACAAGATCACCAGGCGTCTGTCAGAGATTCCCTGAGGAAGAGGATTTGGATCATCCTTTTTTATGTGAATGTGTAACAGACACACAGGGAAATTTGCAGCAAAAAAGAGTGTTAGTTAGCGAAAGCTGCAAAGATATTAACTGAAGAGGGCAATTCTTAGCATCCGCAAAGGGAGCTTTCTGCCTAATCTGCACGTGCTACGTAAGCGCGCATATTTTGGCATTAACGAATGAGACGTCCACTAACACATGCATCAAGCATTCAGGCACCTCCCCTGCTTTATACAGGAACATACTTTCCATCATGTCTGCAGATGATAGTGAGGTGAGACATGACACTTTAGAATCTTTAGCTAGGGCCTGGAGGGAGGCCAATCATGTGGCGTATCGGCGATGAAAAGGCCAGGACAAGCTACTAATCATGTGGCGTATGTATGAGCGATGAAAAGGCCAGTACAATCACCTCCTCTTGTTCGTATCGTAGCTACGGGATCGTTTCTGTATCTCTGAATCGCATTCGCCTGAAGCAAAAGAATGCAGTCAGATCTTGGTTTCGCTAACATTTCAGTCGGATCGTTGCTGTACGGTTTACAGGCGTTAAACTAGACAGTATAATTGTCAGTGGTTTAGAGAAACGtcagttttaattttttaaactTTTAATCTGGTTCGCTTTCTGTGTTGACAAATTGCCAACAGAGACGCATGGTTAGTAGAAACGCAGAGCGCAGGGACGCATGCAAGACGCTCCGGCAAACCCGGGTCAAATTATTTCAGCCATTTTTTTccagctcactttattccataACCAGTTGCTACATCAGACGGCGGCGATCCGCGGCCGCGAGACACGGGCGGTGCAGATGATGATGGCTTCATCATGAGGGTCTGGGGCTCTCTAGCGAACAAGCTATAGGAGGCCCCTTCAGAAGCAACAGGCATCTTACATGGCGCGCCATTCCTTACTATCCCCAGCAGGTTTGCAGGGAAATGGTCTCCCCATATGTCGTATGTGAAGTCTTTCTTCAGCCTGGCACCCTCACCTCTCTTCACAGCCTTGTCTTTCACCAGATTGGAGCCAGGAGCACGAGCGTGCGGCGCAATCGGGGAAGAAGTGGACAGCATTGGTGAGCGCCATGTGGTGGTGGTCAGTGCAGAAGCTGAAGGTGATGGGGTTCCAGGTGAGGCTGAACGCGAGCGAGGCTGCTCCTTGGCGACTTGCGACCAAGTCTTCTTCTCGCGGTTAGTGCCAGTTGATGATGTAGTTGCCTCAACATCGAATCCAGTCTCATGTCTGTTTCCATGCTTCAGCTCTGATGGTGCACCAGAAAAGGACCAACCTTGTTTTGGGGTTGAACTTTGTGACAATGGCGAAGATGGTGTTGAGTTCCCACTGTGGCTGCTAGAAACTTCAAACTTCCCTGCCAGTCCTGCACCACCAACTTTCCGCTTCCTTCGTTTCCCTTTGTCCCGAGCAATCCTGATAGTGAGGTTTTCACTAGTTCGTGGAGCTTCTCCTGAGGCCTTGTCTTCCACTGGATTAGATGGGGACACGGACATAGTCGAAGTTGGCAGTTCTTCATCTGGATTGTTCTTGTCATCTGTACTCTTGGAGCTATCAATAACACTGGCAGGGTATTTCTCAGCAAGAGCTTCTTCAGTTCTTTTGTGTTCCTTTATGGCCCTGTGCACAAGCCACAAATGATCGAACTTAAGTTAATGTAAAAATGAAGAGGACTTGGGAAAAGGTGTGGCACTGTTCAAAATTTACCTGGACTTTTTGCTGCTTTGGTGAAGGAAAGAGGGCTTAAGAGTCTTGCTAACAGGACTTTTCCTGTTCTCCTCAAAAATGGTACTTTTCCTGTCATCAATTTTGATGTAATGATCTTGAGAGCCCCCTGCCAAAGAATGTGGGGGATATCGGACAAAGACAAGAACAAGCAGTGTTAAAGCTCCAAAGAAGAGTACCAACAGCTTCCAATGAGCGGATCTGAGATAAGACTTTCTGCACTGGTTAAGCATGCAAACCGGAATATTTGCAGTCATAGGGATCGGAAAGATGCCAGTAGTCATGACTAACTCAAGATCTCTCTTAACCATAGCTGAAGAGAAGTCAGCTTGAAAAGAAATGAGCATTCTTATTGATTCACTTGGTGCTAAGCTAAATCCCTTGCAGTTGTCCACAGCAAAACCATCCACACCACAATCAGCTCCCGAAATTTTAACCTTTGTTACTTGAAGAGGAAGGTCACCGCTGTTTTTAACATGTATCTCCTTGGTTAATTGTTGGCTGCACAAAGAGCTTGGGACCTCTTGTTTGGTCATTGTTGATTTATTCTGAACATTCTGAATATTGGAGCCAAGGTTAAACTCTAGCTTCCATGCAGGTTTGGATTCCTCTAAAAGGACAATAGATTGCCGTCCACCATATGCCCGAAGAGGCAGCAGCTCCACTCCTGACAGGTTGTTTCTGATCAAAACCATGCTTGACCACATGCAGCGATTCGAGGGGCGGAAGACAATAGGACCAAGCAAAGCAGTCTCTGAAGGACCAACATGGGCCTCTGTGATTGCTACATCACTTAACGAGAATCCAAATCTAGTCTCAGTTGAGTTAATCTCTGGAGATTTGCTTGAGAATGTGAGTTCACATACATCAGTTACAGTTTTGCACTGGTCTATGATTTCCTCAGAGTTCACTACCAGCTGCATGGCTGCATGCTCCAGGCTTGGGTTATGGACCTTTATCCATTTAGAAAACTGCGAACCAATTTGCACAATGGGAAACATTATTTCATGATCCATTAGAATAGAAATCCCATCACTTGTTCCATGAGATCTCCATTGTCTAAGTATTGTATCATCAGCTTTGACTGCTCTCATGATCGTTGGCTGCAAATCATTTTATGAACTTACATAAGCATATTTACAAGCAAAAGGATATAGATGCACAGATGTATAACCCACTTGAAATAAGTAATCCAACAGCTGTCAGTACTTAAgcacaagaacaaaaaaaatgtggacaatTGGAGATAAAATTCAAATTCGAAGAGCAATCAACAACTATAAACTCAAGTTACCAAGGTACTTTGCTATTATACAGCTATAGGCATCAATCTCAAGATCAGATTAATATATTACAGTAGCAGCATAAAAAAGTATTAAGCATTACTGATAAACATTTTCTCTATAACATCAAACCGTTCATCAAAATAACTGATCAACAGTTAAGACTCAGGCAAGGCATCCAACATATTctcttaaataaaaaaatataaagcaAGCTCAAGATGAGTAAACCTAGCATACAAATACTTGCCAAATAAGCATAGACTTGACACCATGCAGTTTCATGCATGAAGACACAAAATGGACATAGAAGCTACACACATGAATTATGTGGGATTGGCATGAAAGATGAGAGAACGATGCGGTGGGCTAGATAAAACTATCAAACAGCATAAGGTAGCATTCATACTAGGCCATATGTCAAATACAACTCCTACTAAGCATTTAGCACTTCAATGGGGAAAGGCATTTAAGATCAACTGAAGCAATGAGGGTCTATTTCTTGTTAAAAAAACACGTGTGTAAGGAGGACATACCTTCACATTATGCAAGTCTTCAATTTGCAGCATGCTGCCTAAAGTTCCTGTCCTCGCATTAGCAGAGATAGCTTCCTCATGTAATGGTCTGGTAAACGGTCCGTCAGATTCAGCGACGACAGCAGTACTTGCATAGGAAAGAGATGCACGCACTAAATCTTTGCACGGTATTATGACTGAACTACCAAGGGTACTGTTTGTTTCTACCACTATATTGCAGCTGTCAAATGAAATGTCCTCTGGAACTGAAGAAGTGTATCTTACTAAAGCTATATCTGTTACAGTATCAGGGAAGAGTATCAATCCATTCAGGTACTTAACCTGAAAGATCATCGGGCCATTTCTGTCATCCTCACTAATACCTACAATCCTCAGCAACTTTGGTGCACCATTCCGTAAAGAAAGCGAAAATATAGAcccactttcaccacaagtcgaTATATGCTCAAATGTGACAGCAATTAAGCCACTGGAATCATAGTAGGTTCGCGTATGCACCTCTAGCTCAATAGGTGTCACAAAAGTATGCATCGTACCAGGAGTGCAGTTGCGCATTTTCAAGCAGATAGCACCAAACACCTTGCCTTCAGAAAGAGCTTGCAGTTTGAACTCTATAACAGTGTTCCTCCTTGAAGGAAGAACCTCCCATTGCTCACTAGGCCTAATATACATCACTGGCCATCCAGATTCGTCACTGCTTGCTGTATACCAGTTGCTACTTGAAGATAGCTCCAGTGCTCCATCAAACGGGCCTAGCTGGCAAACAAGGTGAGAAGAATACCTTGTGCTCTCCAATGAAGACATCCAAACAGCCACTTCCTCAACATAGAGAGTATCATCATGAGGGTTGTATATCGACAAGTTCCTCCCTACCTGTCCACCTATTACAACATCTATCCCTGTCAATGGCAGTATCTGATATGGTGAACTGACAGCCATGCCCTTGGCATGTATAATAAATCCACCAAAATTTGTCTGCACAACCAGATGTGCTGATGACGAGCCCAACAACTTTGGCAAGAAAATGAAGGTAACTGTGGCATTATCCCCAGGCTGCAGCTCCAGATCCTCATAACCATATACATAGAACTGGGGGTCAGTGCTGAATGGCTCATACAGACGCAGGGCACTGTCGTTGTTCAAATTCACCACGGTCAAGGTGGCCATGGAGGCGGCATACAAATCTCTCCTACCCCAATCCAACACCGGCGGGTCAATCGCCACATTCATCGACAAGGAACTCTGAAGGCCACTCGGGTCGACATCTGCGGCCGGCACATCCAACTCCATCGGCACCCCGGCTGATGCCCGCATCCAATTGTCAGGCACAAGCGGCGCCTGGCAAGGCTCTGCATTGTACCTCACACCAGCATCGCTGTCTCGCCCCAATCCATTGCGCGCCCGGGTGAGCGTCGTGTCAACAGAAGAGCAAGTCaccacgcctccgccgccggacaTCGGGAAACCCAGTGGCGGAGACGACGGTCCCCACTCCCTCGGCACCTCCAAATCCGGCGCCTTGATGCCATCCGCGCTTGCAAGCAGCGTCTGAGACAGCGAGGACGAGAAGCAGAAGGCGCTTTGGTCTGCACAGGCATCCCGGAAGCCGAGACA is a genomic window containing:
- the LOC117838786 gene encoding MADS-box transcription factor 47 isoform X2, whose translation is MAGKRERIAIRRIDNLAARQVTFSKRRRGLFKKAEELSILCDAEVGLVVFSATGKLFNFASSSMKQIIDRYDSHSKTLQKSEASSKLQSHVNDSTCVRLREELAEASLKLRQMRGEELQRLSVQQLQELEKTLESGLGSVLKIKSQKILDEINGLERKRMQLIEENSRLKEQVARMEMQLGADSEVVYEEGQSSESVTNTSYPPADTDDGGSDTSLRLGLPLFSSK
- the LOC117838786 gene encoding MADS-box transcription factor 47 isoform X1 — translated: MAGKRERIAIRRIDNLAARQVTFSKRRRGLFKKAEELSILCDAEVGLVVFSATGKLFNFASSSMKQIIDRYDSHSKTLQKSEASSKLQSHVNDSTCVRLREELAEASLKLRQMRGEELQRLSVQQLQELEKTLESGLGSVLKIKSQKILDEINGLERKRMQLIEENSRLKEQLQVARMEMQLGADSEVVYEEGQSSESVTNTSYPPADTDDGGSDTSLRLGLPLFSSK
- the LOC117838785 gene encoding uncharacterized protein, which codes for MVTTVKSRPPHASFAMSGRRHRSSPAAPSCSSFTGGSLLALCCLTLVLLAFPVSAAAAEDCAEESDGADGDDRCLGFRDACADQSAFCFSSSLSQTLLASADGIKAPDLEVPREWGPSSPPLGFPMSGGGGVVTCSSVDTTLTRARNGLGRDSDAGVRYNAEPCQAPLVPDNWMRASAGVPMELDVPAADVDPSGLQSSLSMNVAIDPPVLDWGRRDLYAASMATLTVVNLNNDSALRLYEPFSTDPQFYVYGYEDLELQPGDNATVTFIFLPKLLGSSSAHLVVQTNFGGFIIHAKGMAVSSPYQILPLTGIDVVIGGQVGRNLSIYNPHDDTLYVEEVAVWMSSLESTRYSSHLVCQLGPFDGALELSSSSNWYTASSDESGWPVMYIRPSEQWEVLPSRRNTVIEFKLQALSEGKVFGAICLKMRNCTPGTMHTFVTPIELEVHTRTYYDSSGLIAVTFEHISTCGESGSIFSLSLRNGAPKLLRIVGISEDDRNGPMIFQVKYLNGLILFPDTVTDIALVRYTSSVPEDISFDSCNIVVETNSTLGSSVIIPCKDLVRASLSYASTAVVAESDGPFTRPLHEEAISANARTGTLGSMLQIEDLHNVKPTIMRAVKADDTILRQWRSHGTSDGISILMDHEIMFPIVQIGSQFSKWIKVHNPSLEHAAMQLVVNSEEIIDQCKTVTDVCELTFSSKSPEINSTETRFGFSLSDVAITEAHVGPSETALLGPIVFRPSNRCMWSSMVLIRNNLSGVELLPLRAYGGRQSIVLLEESKPAWKLEFNLGSNIQNVQNKSTMTKQEVPSSLCSQQLTKEIHVKNSGDLPLQVTKVKISGADCGVDGFAVDNCKGFSLAPSESIRMLISFQADFSSAMVKRDLELVMTTGIFPIPMTANIPVCMLNQCRKSYLRSAHWKLLVLFFGALTLLVLVFVRYPPHSLAGGSQDHYIKIDDRKSTIFEENRKSPVSKTLKPSFLHQSSKKSRAIKEHKRTEEALAEKYPASVIDSSKSTDDKNNPDEELPTSTMSVSPSNPVEDKASGEAPRTSENLTIRIARDKGKRRKRKVGGAGLAGKFEVSSSHSGNSTPSSPLSQSSTPKQGWSFSGAPSELKHGNRHETGFDVEATTSSTGTNREKKTWSQVAKEQPRSRSASPGTPSPSASALTTTTWRSPMLSTSSPIAPHARAPGSNLVKDKAVKRGEGARLKKDFTYDIWGDHFPANLLGIVRNGAPCKMPVASEGASYSLFAREPQTLMMKPSSSAPPVSRGRGSPPSDVATGYGIK